In Streptomyces violaceusniger Tu 4113, one DNA window encodes the following:
- a CDS encoding sensor histidine kinase, whose amino-acid sequence MAEPEVMESEVAEPEVAEAVMTGPEVARPEVSRPAVTGPGSMSVETWVERLGGPDGPERYRRYTLGSLAFFAATEAALWAFWVKTSDAGALGSALVAAVGAAHVGAQLLLSRAALRRYLGAGPRPVGLVALYVAATAAMAALGCALLVTGRIGDRDLAPYLFWLLMFYAGPPMLALPRRAGVALVGAVPVAALGAAVVSGLSGEPLAFAVGAILFMVPFMATAMRVTGWSVRLIEELAKARATQARLAVAEERLRFGRDLHDVLGRNLAVVALKSELAVQLARRGREEAVAQMEEVQHIAQESQREIRAVVRGYRTADLLTELAGARSVLEAAGIDCRIENGPAARLPAHTQAALGWVVREGTTNMLRHAQGASRCEVSVRATVSGWVALVMENDGAGTGPRPGTGSGLPGLRERLVEVDGTLTTERRSGGIFRLTATIPWETPE is encoded by the coding sequence GTGGCGGAGCCCGAGGTGATGGAGTCAGAGGTGGCGGAGCCCGAGGTGGCGGAGGCCGTGATGACAGGGCCCGAGGTGGCGCGGCCCGAGGTGTCGCGGCCCGCGGTTACGGGGCCGGGGAGCATGAGCGTGGAGACCTGGGTGGAGCGGCTCGGGGGCCCGGACGGCCCCGAGCGCTACCGCCGCTACACCCTCGGCTCCCTCGCCTTCTTCGCCGCCACCGAGGCCGCGCTGTGGGCGTTCTGGGTCAAGACGTCGGACGCCGGCGCGCTCGGGTCGGCCCTGGTGGCGGCGGTGGGCGCGGCACACGTCGGCGCCCAGCTGCTGCTCTCCCGCGCGGCCCTGCGCCGCTACCTCGGTGCCGGACCCCGTCCGGTCGGGCTGGTCGCGCTGTACGTCGCCGCCACCGCGGCCATGGCCGCGCTGGGCTGCGCGCTGCTGGTGACCGGCCGCATCGGGGACCGGGACCTGGCCCCCTACCTGTTCTGGCTGCTGATGTTCTACGCCGGCCCGCCGATGCTGGCGCTGCCGCGCCGCGCCGGGGTGGCGCTGGTGGGGGCGGTGCCGGTGGCGGCGCTCGGCGCGGCGGTGGTGAGCGGGCTGTCGGGGGAGCCGCTGGCCTTCGCCGTCGGCGCGATCCTGTTCATGGTGCCGTTCATGGCCACGGCGATGCGGGTCACCGGCTGGAGCGTGCGGCTGATCGAGGAGCTCGCCAAGGCGCGGGCGACACAGGCGCGGCTGGCCGTCGCGGAGGAGCGGCTGCGCTTCGGCCGCGACCTGCACGATGTGCTCGGCCGCAACCTCGCGGTGGTGGCGCTGAAGAGCGAGCTCGCGGTGCAACTGGCGCGGCGGGGCCGGGAAGAGGCGGTGGCCCAGATGGAGGAGGTGCAGCACATCGCGCAGGAGTCACAGCGGGAGATCCGCGCGGTGGTCCGCGGCTACCGCACCGCCGACCTGCTCACCGAGCTGGCCGGGGCCCGATCCGTACTGGAGGCGGCCGGGATCGACTGCCGGATCGAGAACGGTCCGGCGGCGCGGCTGCCCGCGCACACGCAGGCGGCGCTCGGCTGGGTGGTCCGCGAGGGCACGACGAACATGCTCCGCCATGCGCAGGGCGCTTCGCGCTGCGAGGTGTCGGTGCGCGCGACGGTCTCGGGCTGGGTGGCGCTCGTGATGGAGAACGACGGTGCAGGTACGGGCCCCCGGCCCGGCACCGGCAGCGGCCTGCCGGGGCTGCGCGAGCGCCTGGTCGAGGTGGACGGCACGCTGACCACCGAACGGCGCTCGGGCGGGATCTTCCGCCTGACCGCGACAATTCCCTGGGAGACGCCCGAATGA
- a CDS encoding inorganic phosphate transporter, giving the protein MDHITFLVAVVIVTALAFDFTNGFHDTANAMATSIATGALTPRTAVLVSGILNIVGAFLSTEVAKTISGGIVDDTLVTPGMIFAGLVGAILWNLLTWLVGLPSSSSHALFGGLIGAVWVGAGSHGVHFDKVVEKVLIPAVASPIVAGVAALLATYLAYRLTDRARKKSVTKGFRIGQIASASLVSLAHGTNDAQKTMGVITLTLISAGSLGHDAGPPLWVIASAGLAIGLGTYLGGWRIIRTMGKGLTEIQSPQGFAAETASTTVILTSAHLGFALSTTQVASGSILGAGLGRRLAEVRWGVAGRMVIAWMVTLPAAALVGGVSASVVTNGGNIGAAVVALVGAALAGGIVLLSRRNPVDAKNVNDAHEVTIRTEPPANVGTAA; this is encoded by the coding sequence ATGGACCACATCACCTTCTTGGTGGCGGTCGTCATCGTCACGGCCCTCGCCTTCGACTTCACCAACGGCTTCCACGACACGGCCAACGCGATGGCCACCTCCATCGCCACCGGCGCGCTCACCCCCAGAACCGCGGTTCTGGTGAGCGGGATCCTCAACATCGTCGGCGCCTTCCTCTCCACCGAGGTCGCCAAGACCATCTCCGGTGGCATCGTCGACGACACCTTGGTCACCCCAGGCATGATCTTCGCGGGGCTGGTCGGGGCGATCCTCTGGAATCTGCTGACCTGGCTGGTCGGGCTGCCGTCGAGTTCGTCGCACGCGCTGTTCGGCGGTCTCATCGGGGCCGTGTGGGTCGGTGCGGGCTCGCACGGCGTGCACTTCGACAAGGTCGTCGAGAAGGTGCTGATACCCGCGGTGGCCTCGCCGATCGTGGCCGGTGTCGCCGCGCTGCTGGCCACCTACCTCGCGTACCGGCTCACCGACCGCGCCCGCAAGAAGTCGGTGACCAAGGGCTTCCGGATCGGTCAGATCGCCTCGGCCTCGCTCGTCTCCCTCGCGCACGGCACGAACGATGCGCAGAAGACCATGGGTGTCATCACGCTGACCCTGATCTCGGCGGGCTCTCTCGGCCACGACGCCGGTCCGCCGCTGTGGGTGATCGCCTCCGCGGGGCTCGCCATCGGCCTCGGCACCTACCTGGGCGGCTGGCGGATCATCCGCACCATGGGCAAGGGCCTGACCGAGATCCAGTCGCCGCAGGGCTTCGCCGCGGAGACCGCCTCCACCACCGTCATCCTCACCTCCGCGCACCTGGGCTTCGCCCTGTCCACCACGCAGGTCGCCTCCGGCAGCATCCTGGGTGCCGGGCTCGGCCGACGGCTGGCGGAGGTGCGCTGGGGTGTCGCGGGCCGCATGGTGATCGCCTGGATGGTCACGCTGCCCGCCGCCGCGCTGGTCGGCGGCGTCTCCGCGAGCGTGGTCACCAACGGCGGCAACATCGGCGCGGCGGTCGTCGCCCTGGTCGGTGCGGCCCTCGCCGGGGGCATCGTGCTCCTCTCGCGCCGGAACCCGGTGGACGCGAAGAACGTCAACGACGCCCACGAGGTCACCATCCGCACCGAGCCGCCGGCCAACGTCGGCACGGCCGCGTAA
- a CDS encoding LysR substrate-binding domain-containing protein, whose protein sequence is MLNSGRLRLLSLLETLGTVRAVAETLHLSASTVSQQLAVLETETRCRLLERTGRKVRLTPAGLLLARRGREILDQMAEAEAELHALNDEPIGTVRLGAFQSAIYTLAVPAATRLATTHPRLHLELIELEPHESGPALRSGEADVIVTTTDYVGLSWGADLEILPLGTDPIVLVLPPDHPLTGRTTVSLAACAEETWACDRPQSYMADLTVRLCRESGFEPRVACRFSNYLMLLQHVESGRSITLLPALAITPDHAVTTRELSTPVHRNIAIAVRRGTTQRAAVHAVVAALRDHPELPALSAPHLRPGREQGGFGA, encoded by the coding sequence ATGCTCAACTCGGGGCGGCTGCGGCTGCTCAGCCTGCTGGAAACCCTGGGTACCGTCCGCGCGGTCGCCGAGACGCTGCATCTGAGCGCCTCGACGGTGTCCCAGCAACTGGCGGTCCTCGAGACCGAGACCCGGTGCCGGCTGCTGGAGCGGACGGGGCGGAAGGTGCGGCTGACTCCCGCCGGTCTGCTGCTGGCCCGTCGCGGCCGGGAGATCCTGGACCAGATGGCCGAGGCCGAGGCCGAGTTGCACGCCCTGAACGACGAGCCCATCGGCACCGTACGGCTCGGGGCGTTCCAGAGCGCCATCTACACCCTCGCGGTCCCGGCGGCGACCCGCCTGGCCACCACCCACCCGCGGCTGCACCTGGAGCTGATCGAGCTGGAGCCGCACGAGAGCGGACCGGCCCTCCGCTCGGGGGAGGCGGACGTCATCGTCACCACCACCGACTACGTCGGCCTCTCATGGGGCGCGGACCTCGAGATCCTTCCTCTGGGAACCGACCCGATCGTGCTGGTGCTGCCACCTGACCACCCCCTCACCGGCCGCACGACGGTGAGCCTCGCGGCATGCGCGGAGGAGACATGGGCGTGTGACCGGCCGCAGTCGTATATGGCGGATCTGACCGTACGGCTGTGCCGCGAGTCGGGCTTCGAACCCCGGGTGGCCTGCCGGTTCAGCAACTATCTGATGCTGCTGCAACACGTCGAGTCGGGCCGGTCGATCACCCTGCTGCCCGCCCTCGCCATCACACCGGACCACGCCGTCACCACCCGGGAGCTCAGCACACCGGTGCACCGCAACATCGCCATCGCGGTGCGCCGCGGCACAACGCAGCGCGCGGCGGTGCACGCGGTGGTCGCGGCGCTGCGCGACCACCCCGAACTCCCGGCCCTGTCCGCACCGCACCTGCGTCCCGGCCGGGAACAAGGTGGCTTCGGTGCGTGA
- a CDS encoding aspartate aminotransferase family protein — MPSETAGAAPERHLIRYSGHAPFTSEIIARAAGTSVFTESGRELLDFTSGQMSAILGHSHPAIVATVREQVALLDHLHSGMLSRPVVDLTRRLAETLPEPLEKVLLLTTGAEANEAAVRMAKLVTGRHEVVSFARSWHGMTQAAANATYSAGRKGYGPAAPGNFALPVPDRFHPDFVDAEGVLDWRRQLDLGFDLIDAQSVGSLAACLVEPILSSGGVIELPPGYLAALAQKCRERDMLLILDEAQTGLCRTGDWYAFEHEGVVPDILTLSKTLGAGLPLAAVVTSPEIEQRAHERGFLFFTTHVSDPLPAAVGNTVLEVLVRDRLDERARGLGTALRGHLDELATRHDAVGDVRGRGLLLGMELAGDQTLGAGGADRLGAAVTRRCFELGLHMNIVQLPGMGGTFRIAPPLTASDNEIAHGAAILDQALTDAVKDL, encoded by the coding sequence ATGCCTTCCGAGACTGCCGGTGCCGCCCCGGAGCGCCACCTCATCCGCTACAGCGGCCATGCCCCGTTCACCTCCGAGATCATCGCCCGCGCCGCGGGCACATCGGTGTTCACCGAGAGCGGTCGCGAGCTGCTCGATTTCACCTCCGGCCAGATGAGCGCGATCCTCGGCCACTCCCACCCGGCGATCGTCGCGACCGTTCGCGAGCAGGTCGCCCTCCTCGATCATCTGCACAGCGGCATGCTCAGCCGCCCGGTCGTCGACCTCACTCGCCGGCTCGCCGAGACCCTGCCCGAGCCGCTGGAGAAGGTGCTGCTCCTGACCACCGGGGCGGAGGCGAACGAGGCCGCGGTGCGGATGGCGAAACTCGTCACCGGCCGCCATGAGGTCGTCTCGTTCGCCCGCTCCTGGCACGGGATGACCCAGGCGGCCGCGAACGCCACCTACAGCGCCGGGCGCAAGGGCTACGGACCCGCCGCGCCGGGCAACTTCGCGCTGCCGGTCCCGGACCGCTTCCACCCCGACTTCGTGGACGCCGAGGGCGTGCTCGACTGGCGCCGCCAGCTCGACCTGGGGTTCGACCTGATCGACGCCCAGTCGGTCGGCAGCCTCGCCGCCTGCCTGGTCGAACCGATCCTCAGCTCCGGCGGCGTCATCGAACTCCCGCCGGGCTATCTCGCCGCCCTGGCACAAAAGTGCCGGGAGCGGGACATGCTGTTGATCCTCGACGAGGCGCAGACCGGGCTGTGCCGCACCGGCGACTGGTACGCCTTCGAGCACGAGGGTGTCGTCCCGGACATCCTCACGCTGTCCAAGACGCTCGGCGCGGGGCTGCCGCTGGCCGCCGTGGTGACCAGCCCGGAGATCGAGCAGCGGGCGCATGAGCGGGGGTTCTTGTTCTTCACCACCCATGTCAGCGACCCGCTGCCGGCCGCCGTCGGCAACACCGTCCTCGAGGTGCTGGTCCGCGACCGCCTCGATGAGCGTGCGCGCGGGCTGGGCACGGCACTGCGCGGTCATCTCGACGAGCTCGCCACCCGCCACGACGCCGTCGGCGATGTCCGCGGCCGTGGCCTGCTGCTGGGAATGGAACTGGCCGGCGACCAGACCCTGGGCGCCGGTGGCGCCGACCGGCTGGGCGCGGCCGTCACCCGGCGCTGCTTCGAACTCGGGCTGCACATGAACATCGTCCAGTTGCCCGGCATGGGAGGCACCTTCCGGATCGCGCCCCCGCTGACCGCGAGCGACAACGAGATCGCCCACGGCGCCGCCATCCTCGACCAGGCGCTCACCGACGCCGTCAAAGACCTCTGA
- a CDS encoding alpha/beta fold hydrolase gives MMVATPALGPGRGLARARVAAAGCAVAVCATVAAPAAARDDTSGGKPTVVLIHGAFADGSSWNGVIQRLERHGYPVIAPANPLRGLYTDSTYIASVLDSIKGPIVLVGHSYGGAVISSAAAGHPRVKSLVYVSSLMPDKGESGQSLGARFPSELSTAMRTVPYRAGGSVRGKDLYLKRDKLHRVFAADLPASTARLLAATQRPATTAAFSEKAKVAAWRQIPSWVLVAKQDKTINPRQERFQAKRAHSHTVEINSSHVAMIAHPQEVTDLIIKAATATGSARPSPAAKPSDSRAGAESRPADTAAAWVTGGAAALLLGGGALVLGRRRRRRSR, from the coding sequence ATGATGGTGGCGACTCCGGCTCTCGGCCCCGGACGCGGACTGGCCCGCGCACGCGTCGCGGCGGCCGGGTGCGCCGTGGCGGTGTGCGCGACCGTGGCGGCCCCGGCCGCCGCGCGGGACGACACGTCCGGCGGAAAACCCACGGTGGTGCTGATCCACGGCGCGTTCGCGGACGGCTCGAGCTGGAACGGTGTCATCCAGCGCCTGGAGCGCCACGGCTACCCCGTCATCGCCCCCGCCAACCCGCTGCGCGGTCTGTACACCGACTCCACCTACATCGCCTCCGTCCTGGACAGCATCAAGGGCCCGATCGTGCTGGTGGGCCACTCCTACGGCGGCGCGGTCATCAGCTCGGCCGCGGCGGGCCACCCCCGGGTGAAGTCGCTGGTGTACGTGTCCTCCCTGATGCCCGACAAGGGCGAGAGCGGCCAGTCGCTGGGCGCCCGGTTCCCCAGCGAGCTCTCCACCGCCATGAGGACGGTCCCCTACCGGGCCGGTGGCAGCGTGCGGGGCAAGGACCTGTACCTCAAGCGGGACAAGCTCCACCGGGTCTTCGCCGCGGACCTCCCGGCCAGTACGGCGAGGCTGCTGGCGGCGACCCAACGGCCCGCCACTACGGCCGCGTTCTCGGAGAAGGCCAAGGTGGCCGCGTGGCGGCAGATCCCGTCCTGGGTCCTCGTGGCCAAGCAGGACAAGACCATCAACCCCCGGCAGGAGCGCTTCCAGGCCAAGCGCGCCCACTCCCACACCGTGGAGATCAACTCCTCCCACGTGGCCATGATCGCCCACCCGCAGGAGGTCACCGACCTCATCATCAAGGCCGCCACGGCCACCGGCTCGGCCCGGCCGTCGCCCGCCGCCAAGCCTTCCGACTCCCGCGCCGGGGCGGAGTCCCGGCCCGCCGACACGGCCGCCGCGTGGGTGACCGGGGGCGCGGCGGCCCTTCTGCTGGGCGGTGGGGCCCTTGTCCTCGGCCGCCGCCGACGTCGGCGGTCGCGCTGA
- a CDS encoding ABC transporter ATP-binding protein, protein MDTVIETADLRRHYRGFEAVRGIDLTVARGELFALLGTNGAGKTSTLEVLEGQATPTAGTVRVLGRDPYRERAAVRPRIGVMLQEGGFPTELTVTETARMWAGCTSGARPVAEALELTRLSKRGAVRVKQLSGGERRRLDLALALLGRPEVLFLDEPTTGLDAQSRRETWELIRELKQQGTTVLLTTHYLEEAEQLADRLAIMHAGRIATSGRVADVVAERPSRMSFELPRDHFLGDVPPLAPLGVTSYEETGGTVRLETADLQRTATALLLWARDRDVELRGLDVRSATLEEAFMEIAKGLDSEEAR, encoded by the coding sequence ATGGACACTGTGATCGAAACCGCCGACCTACGGCGGCACTATCGGGGCTTCGAGGCCGTGCGCGGCATCGACCTCACGGTCGCCCGCGGTGAGCTCTTCGCGCTGCTGGGGACCAACGGGGCCGGTAAGACCTCCACCCTCGAGGTCTTGGAGGGGCAGGCCACTCCCACCGCCGGAACCGTCCGGGTGCTCGGCCGCGACCCGTACCGCGAACGCGCCGCCGTCCGCCCCCGTATCGGCGTGATGCTCCAGGAGGGCGGCTTCCCGACGGAGCTGACGGTCACGGAGACCGCGCGCATGTGGGCGGGCTGCACCAGCGGCGCCCGCCCCGTGGCCGAGGCCCTGGAGCTGACCAGGCTCTCCAAGCGGGGCGCGGTGCGGGTCAAGCAGCTCTCCGGTGGCGAGCGCCGGCGCCTCGATCTCGCGCTGGCCCTGCTGGGACGGCCCGAGGTGCTGTTCCTCGACGAGCCGACGACCGGCCTGGACGCGCAGTCCCGCCGCGAGACCTGGGAGCTGATCCGGGAGTTGAAGCAGCAGGGCACGACGGTGCTGCTCACCACCCACTATCTGGAAGAGGCCGAGCAACTGGCCGACCGGCTGGCCATCATGCACGCGGGGCGGATCGCCACTTCGGGGCGGGTTGCCGACGTGGTCGCCGAGCGGCCCTCGCGGATGAGCTTCGAGCTGCCCCGGGACCATTTCCTGGGCGATGTGCCGCCGCTCGCACCGCTGGGGGTGACCAGCTACGAGGAGACCGGGGGGACGGTCCGGCTGGAGACCGCCGATCTGCAGCGCACGGCCACGGCGCTGTTGTTGTGGGCCCGGGACAGGGATGTGGAGTTGCGTGGTCTCGACGTCCGGTCGGCCACGCTGGAGGAGGCGTTCATGGAGATCGCCAAGGGCCTGGACAGCGAGGAGGCACGATGA
- a CDS encoding glutamine synthetase family protein: MSAETADRVRQRTEALAAEGIDVVRVAYPDMMGSDRSRDILLHHLPHAVGHGLAFSRAVYHTGALGDHSHIPGGLEAGMPDILVRPDLTTLVALPWEPGVAGCIGDVRDPATGLPVPESPRDLLRQVIGLLIDEDLTAVVGPELEYVLLDPDPASPVGWRRYAPAPGHVYTTGRKGDPDGHLLRTVRALHALGLDVSGGNREFDSGQFEINLSHCEALDAADRAFRFKAAVKELAHREGRLATFMAKPFNDGGGSGFHLHLSLVDADGRNVFDAPRGAYGLSATARHAMAGVLAHAPALSALLNPTVNSYKRFGPDTTAPWLINWGLDNRNALVRIPPERGGATRLEVRLGDATANPYLAIAGVLAAAHLGIAAAEEPPAPMTGQGHDLGTTAALPTGLGRALDALEADDRLTDVLGKPFVDAFLTFKRDELARFQRYVTDWEFREYARIT; the protein is encoded by the coding sequence TTGAGCGCCGAGACAGCCGACCGCGTCCGCCAACGGACCGAGGCACTCGCCGCCGAGGGCATCGACGTCGTACGGGTCGCCTATCCCGACATGATGGGCTCCGACCGCAGTCGGGATATCCTGCTGCACCACCTGCCCCATGCGGTCGGCCATGGACTCGCCTTCAGTCGCGCCGTCTATCACACGGGCGCATTGGGCGATCACTCGCACATCCCGGGTGGTCTCGAGGCCGGTATGCCGGACATCCTCGTACGCCCCGACCTCACCACGCTCGTCGCGCTGCCCTGGGAACCGGGTGTGGCCGGGTGCATCGGCGACGTCCGGGACCCGGCCACCGGACTGCCCGTGCCCGAATCGCCACGGGATCTGCTGCGTCAGGTCATCGGCCTGCTGATCGACGAGGACCTGACCGCGGTGGTGGGCCCGGAGCTGGAGTACGTCCTGCTCGACCCCGACCCGGCCTCGCCCGTCGGCTGGCGGCGCTACGCCCCCGCCCCGGGCCACGTCTATACGACCGGCCGCAAGGGCGACCCGGACGGGCACCTTCTGCGGACCGTCCGGGCGCTGCACGCCCTCGGGCTCGACGTCAGTGGCGGCAACCGGGAGTTCGACAGCGGCCAGTTCGAGATCAACCTCAGCCACTGCGAGGCGCTGGACGCCGCCGACCGGGCCTTTCGCTTCAAGGCCGCTGTCAAGGAACTCGCCCATAGGGAGGGCAGGTTGGCCACGTTCATGGCCAAGCCGTTCAACGACGGAGGCGGCTCGGGTTTCCACCTGCACCTCTCCCTCGTCGACGCGGACGGCCGGAACGTGTTCGACGCGCCCCGGGGCGCCTACGGCCTGTCCGCCACGGCTCGCCACGCCATGGCCGGAGTGCTCGCCCACGCCCCCGCGCTCTCCGCGCTCCTCAACCCCACCGTCAACTCGTACAAGCGCTTCGGCCCGGACACGACGGCCCCCTGGCTGATCAACTGGGGCCTGGACAACCGCAACGCCCTGGTGCGCATCCCGCCCGAGCGCGGCGGCGCCACCCGTCTGGAAGTGCGCCTCGGCGATGCCACCGCCAACCCCTACCTCGCCATCGCCGGTGTGCTCGCCGCGGCCCATCTGGGTATCGCCGCCGCCGAGGAGCCCCCGGCGCCGATGACCGGCCAAGGCCACGACCTGGGCACCACCGCCGCGCTGCCGACCGGCCTCGGCCGGGCACTCGACGCGCTCGAAGCCGACGACCGGCTCACCGATGTGCTCGGCAAGCCCTTCGTGGACGCCTTTCTCACCTTCAAGCGCGATGAGCTGGCCAGGTTCCAGCGATACGTCACCGACTGGGAGTTCCGCGAATACGCCCGGATCACCTGA
- a CDS encoding ABC transporter permease: MTTSAARTARTSVATATRRTAADRMTALGRAELTLLLRSKASLVTAVILPSTMAFAMRGTVEELDLGGTGLSVATVMLPAALAMALLFSVYTYLVGVYVVRREGLVLKRLRSGEVRDWEILVGSALPAFLLAVVQSLLLAVGMTAFLDADAPAAPHLAVLGLLGGVAMLVAGAALTAAFTRTSESAQMTFLPFLLVTMAGSGVFAPREVMPDTMADVAAWLPFSPVMDLLRGGWTDDLAAVDQLRAVILALAWTGLAVFAVRRRFRWGPRS, translated from the coding sequence ATGACGACGTCAGCAGCCCGTACGGCACGTACGTCCGTGGCCACGGCCACCCGGCGCACCGCCGCCGACCGCATGACCGCCCTCGGCCGCGCCGAGCTGACGCTGCTGCTGCGCAGCAAGGCGTCCCTGGTCACCGCGGTGATCCTGCCCAGCACGATGGCCTTCGCGATGCGTGGCACGGTCGAGGAGCTGGACCTGGGCGGCACCGGCCTGTCGGTGGCCACCGTCATGCTGCCCGCCGCGCTGGCCATGGCACTGCTCTTCTCCGTCTACACGTATCTGGTCGGTGTGTACGTGGTGCGTCGCGAGGGCCTGGTGCTCAAGCGGCTGCGCAGTGGCGAGGTACGCGACTGGGAGATCCTCGTCGGCAGCGCGCTCCCGGCGTTCCTGCTGGCGGTCGTGCAGTCCCTGCTGCTGGCGGTAGGGATGACCGCGTTCCTCGACGCGGACGCACCGGCCGCGCCGCACCTGGCGGTGCTCGGTCTGCTCGGTGGTGTGGCGATGCTGGTCGCCGGGGCGGCGCTGACGGCGGCGTTCACCCGGACATCGGAGAGTGCTCAGATGACGTTCCTGCCGTTCTTGCTGGTGACCATGGCCGGCTCCGGGGTCTTCGCGCCGCGTGAGGTGATGCCGGACACGATGGCCGACGTCGCCGCCTGGCTGCCGTTCTCGCCGGTGATGGACCTGCTGCGGGGCGGCTGGACGGATGACCTGGCCGCTGTGGATCAGCTCCGGGCGGTGATCCTCGCGCTGGCATGGACGGGCCTGGCGGTGTTTGCTGTGCGTCGGCGGTTCCGCTGGGGACCGCGGAGTTGA
- a CDS encoding response regulator transcription factor produces MIRVLLADDEHLIRGALASLLALEDDITVVAEAGTGDEALAMARAHRPDVAVLDLRMPGCDGVSVAATLREVVPECTSMIVTSHARGGALKEALGAGVRGFVPKTVSARRLAEIIRTVHTDGRYVDHELAADAIAAGESPLTPREAEMLSLAEDGAPVAEIASRAALSPGTVRNYLSAAAAELGAENRHVAARVARRHGWL; encoded by the coding sequence ATGATCAGGGTTCTGCTCGCGGACGACGAACACCTCATCCGGGGCGCCCTCGCCTCCCTCCTCGCGCTGGAGGACGACATCACCGTGGTGGCGGAGGCCGGAACCGGCGACGAGGCGCTGGCCATGGCCCGGGCACACCGCCCCGACGTGGCCGTCCTGGATCTGCGGATGCCCGGATGCGACGGGGTGTCGGTGGCGGCGACGCTGCGGGAGGTGGTGCCGGAGTGCACGTCGATGATCGTCACCAGCCACGCCCGGGGCGGGGCGCTGAAAGAAGCGCTGGGCGCGGGCGTGCGCGGTTTCGTGCCGAAGACGGTGTCCGCGCGGCGACTGGCGGAGATCATCCGTACGGTGCACACGGACGGCCGCTACGTCGACCACGAGCTGGCGGCGGACGCCATCGCCGCGGGCGAGTCGCCACTCACTCCCCGCGAGGCGGAAATGCTGTCGCTGGCCGAGGACGGGGCACCGGTGGCGGAGATCGCGTCCCGCGCCGCGCTGTCCCCCGGGACGGTGCGCAACTATCTGTCGGCCGCCGCGGCCGAACTCGGCGCGGAAAACCGCCACGTGGCGGCTCGCGTCGCCCGCCGGCACGGCTGGCTGTAG
- a CDS encoding dienelactone hydrolase family protein, whose amino-acid sequence MRFASETSSDGVREQLFTLGEIPGVLWTPEGAAGTRPLILMGHGGGRHKKAPDILAGARRYVADCGFAVVAVDVPAHGDRPVVEEYDRIAAENQARVAAGEELAPLIAEFQARVARRTVPEWRAVLDAVQRLEHVGAGPVGYWGVSLGCGLGVPFVSAEPRVRAAVLGLGGALASAGDAARITVPVEFLVQWDDERVPRAESLALFDALASAEKTLHANPGGHGDVPAFELDGALRFFVRHLG is encoded by the coding sequence ATGCGCTTCGCCTCTGAGACATCGTCCGACGGTGTCCGCGAACAACTTTTCACCCTTGGTGAGATTCCCGGTGTGCTGTGGACACCGGAAGGTGCTGCCGGTACGCGTCCCCTGATCCTGATGGGGCACGGTGGCGGTCGGCACAAGAAGGCCCCCGACATCCTGGCCGGGGCGCGCCGCTATGTGGCCGATTGCGGTTTCGCGGTGGTGGCGGTCGACGTGCCCGCGCATGGCGACCGTCCGGTGGTCGAGGAGTACGACCGGATCGCGGCCGAGAACCAGGCTCGGGTGGCGGCCGGAGAAGAACTGGCCCCGCTCATCGCCGAGTTCCAGGCGCGGGTGGCCCGCCGGACCGTCCCGGAATGGCGGGCGGTGCTGGACGCGGTCCAGCGACTCGAACACGTCGGCGCCGGGCCGGTGGGCTACTGGGGAGTCTCACTGGGGTGCGGACTCGGCGTTCCGTTCGTCTCCGCCGAACCCCGGGTCCGCGCGGCGGTGCTGGGGCTGGGTGGGGCCTTGGCCTCGGCCGGGGACGCCGCGCGGATCACCGTCCCGGTGGAGTTCCTGGTGCAGTGGGACGATGAACGAGTGCCGCGGGCCGAGAGTTTGGCGCTGTTCGACGCCCTGGCCTCGGCCGAGAAGACGTTGCACGCCAACCCGGGCGGGCACGGGGACGTCCCGGCCTTCGAGCTGGACGGCGCGCTGCGGTTCTTCGTCCGGCACCTCGGCTGA